In Castanea sativa cultivar Marrone di Chiusa Pesio chromosome 6, ASM4071231v1, a single window of DNA contains:
- the LOC142641785 gene encoding uncharacterized protein LOC142641785 — protein sequence MCACDFDMKFTFVYTGWEGTANDSRVFLDALQRPENNFPWPPSGGYYLVDSGYPCTLGFLPPYRTERYHLRDFRGGDRPEGAKELFNYRHSSLRNVIERCFGVLKARFPVLKMMPRYKPCRQGNVMRACCTIHNFIRMATRNDRLFTQFNIDNLTVEGEGRDNSGEPSHTIDLTDEAAEAMAAYRDQIAALMLANNRHH from the exons ATGTGTGCATGTGATTTTGATATGAAGTTTACATTTGTTTACACTGGTTGGGAGGGTACAGCCAATGACTCACGAGTATTCTTAGATGCACTTCAAAGGccagaaaataattttccatGGCCTCCATCTG gtgGCTATTATTTAGTGGATTCTGGTTATCCATGCACCTTGGGGTTTCTACCTCCGTACCGTACGGAGAGATACCATCTACGAGACTTTCGAGGTGGGGATCGTCCTGAAGGTGCTAAAGAGCTTTTCAATTATAGACATTCCTCGCTTCGTAATGTAATTGAAAGATGTTTTGGAGTTTTAAAAGCACGATTTCCAGTCTTAAAAATGATGCCCCGTTATAAACCATGTCGACAAGGGAATGTGATGAGAGCCTGTTGCACAATTCATAACTTCATTCGAATGGCAACAAGAAATGATCGCTTGTTTACTCAATTCAATATTGATAACCTAACTGTTGAAGGTGAAGGTAGGGATAATTCAGGTGAGCCATCGCACACTATTGACTTAACTGATGAAGCCGCTGAAGCTATGGCAGCTTATAGGGATCAAATCGCAGCATTGATGTTGGCAAATAATAGGCATCATTGA